The following proteins are encoded in a genomic region of Chaetodon auriga isolate fChaAug3 chromosome 8, fChaAug3.hap1, whole genome shotgun sequence:
- the tapbpl gene encoding tapasin-related protein produces the protein MMIEVVVLGCFLTCVCGNGVADVVLSCTLVEEGTGLGGMGGGALFTRTPATLVLRDVTVAPDESLEALTPFVPPSVPDPDAILLEAKVTSPEIPNVDVLLHADCNEQEVICEISLYSPRGSQGSSDPAYFMVSLNVEGIEFSTALILQTLTVEKDQSTLIQNKLGLPLSQTGTLLTEVIFLVFSHIKSVTAPLRGDVVLNCGFRQPEIPLAQEVGIEWRLQHRGKGRKVLDMKTKLDDAEGSTVVHAERKGSSMNIAQVVGEGDASVTLAKLKVLDEGTYICTVSLGHFHAQQIIQLHVIQPPHVSLSEEKLVLKTTSRQTLSCHCAKYYPLDAKMEWSYLSPTDTEPVVFPDQGSLSSHRQHGDGTYSLSSHLTVPSTVSPGTKITCRVTHPGLSAPLSVSLVVEGPQPDSYWFILGFLIITLLFFYQVMR, from the exons ATGATGATTGAAGTAGTTGTGCTTGGATGCTTCCTGACGTGCGTTTGTG GTAATGGGGTTGCAGATGTGGTCCTTTCCTGCACcctggtggaggagggaacTGGATTGGGTGGGATGGGTGGTGGTGCCCTTTTCACACGGACTCCCGCTACTCTTGTCTTAAGAGACGTCACAGTGGCTCCTGACGAATCACTTGAGGCGCTCACTCCGTTTGTCCCACCTTCAGTCCCTGATCCAGATGCCATCCTGTTAGAGGCCAAAG TCACATCACCTGAGATCCCCAATGTGGATGTGTTGCTCCATGCAGACTGCAATGAGCAGGAGGTGATTTGTGAAATAAGCCTTTACTCCCCCCGTGGATCCCAGGGAAGTTCAGATCCAGCTTATTTCATGGTGTCCCTTAACGTGGAGGGAATTGAGTTCAGCACCGCGCTGATTCTGCAGACTCTGACAGTGGAAAAGGACCAGTCGACCCTCATACAAAACAAACTGGGCCTGCCTCTCAGCCAGACCGGAACGCTTCTGACTGAGG TGATATTCCTGGTGTTTTCCCACATAAAGTCTGTAACTGCACCTCTTAGAGGTGATGTTGTCCTCAACTGTGGATTCAGACAGCCGGAGATACCCTTAGCACAGGAGGTGGGCATTGAATGGcgactgcagcacagaggaaaagggCGGAAAGTGCTTGACATGAAGACAAAGTTGGATGATGCAGAAGGGAGCACAGTGG TGCATGCAGAAAGGAAGGGCTCAAGCATGAATATTGCCCAGGTTGTCGGTGAGGGTGACGCCTCTGTGACCCTGgccaagctgaaggttttggaTGAGGGGACCTACATCTGCACTGTCAGCTTAGGCCATTTCCATGCCCAGCAGATCATTCAACTCCACGTTATTC AACCACCCCATGTTTCACTCTCAGAGGAGAAGCTGGTTTTGAAGACAACGTCACGCCAGACACTGAGCTGCCACTGCGCTAAATACTACCCACTGGATGCTAAG ATGGAGTGGTCATACCTCTCTCCGACAGACACAGAGCCTGTCGTGTTTCCAGATCAGGGCTCTCTGTCCAGCCATCGGCAGCACGGTGATGGGACTTATTCCCTGTCATCTCACCTCACTGTGCCCTCCACTGTTTCACCTGGAACCAAAATCACCTGCAGGGTGACCCACCCGGGCCTGAGCGCTCCTCTCTCCGTCAGTCTGGTGGTTGAAGGGCCACAGCCAG ATTCCTATTGGTTCATTCTGGGTTTCCTGATCAtcactctgctcttcttctACCAGGTCATGAGATAA